In Kosmotoga arenicorallina S304, a genomic segment contains:
- a CDS encoding Tex family protein, with protein sequence MDFSREIADKLKLPQWKVKNAIELLEDGKTIPFIARYRKEKTGELDEIQIREISDLLEHFKKLHERKQEIIRIVEERGKLTQELKKAFLGASTLQELEDLYAPYKTKKKTRADLAREKGLTPLAELLKSSFSQNDELISTFIDKEKGVNSIDDAINGAKDIIAEEIAINLPLRGKLREVIRKSGKLRSERGEAEDPKGIYRDYYDFSQPISQLVPHRILALFRGEREKAIKISIETTDDLLPIVVKMMNYDNKLAYYAELIEAAKDSLKRLLLPSIEREIRNELKEMAENRAIAVFSKNLRNLLLQPPLGSKVVMGIDPGYRTGCKIAVIGKYGSVKYYDTIYPTPPKNETIQAEMKVVEAVERLGVEIIAIGNGTASRETELFVAETIKKNKLDCKYLIVSEAGASVYSASKVAIEEFPDLDVTTRGAISIARRIQDPLAEYVKIPPEAIGVGMYQHDVNKAKLKKALDREVESAVNFAGVNLNTASKHLLKYISGLNEKSAENIVKYREEKGLFKKREELLKVKGIGPKAFEQAAGFCRILDGENPLDSTTIHPESYQIAKAVLKSFDITLENFAEIKEDLRNKLQEFDVHGFCKSTGYNPITVRDVVEALKKPGLDPRDELPRPLLRDDVLTMEQLQPGMMLEGTVRNVVDFGAFVDIGVKQDGLIHRSKMGRKIRDPLEILSVGQIVKVKVLSVDLERSRIALELLQESS encoded by the coding sequence ATGGATTTTTCTCGCGAAATAGCTGATAAATTGAAACTCCCACAGTGGAAAGTGAAAAATGCCATTGAGCTCCTTGAAGACGGTAAAACAATTCCATTTATCGCACGCTATCGTAAAGAGAAAACAGGTGAACTCGACGAAATTCAGATAAGGGAAATATCAGATCTGCTGGAACATTTCAAAAAGCTTCATGAAAGAAAACAGGAGATTATCAGGATTGTCGAAGAGCGAGGAAAGTTGACACAGGAATTAAAGAAAGCCTTTTTAGGGGCTTCAACTCTTCAGGAGCTTGAAGATTTATACGCTCCTTATAAAACCAAAAAGAAAACCAGAGCCGATCTCGCCAGGGAAAAGGGATTAACGCCACTTGCGGAATTACTGAAGAGCAGCTTTTCACAAAATGACGAACTCATTTCTACTTTTATCGACAAAGAAAAAGGTGTGAATAGTATCGATGATGCCATAAATGGGGCAAAGGACATAATTGCTGAAGAGATAGCCATCAATCTCCCATTGAGAGGTAAATTAAGAGAAGTAATCAGGAAAAGCGGAAAACTCCGTTCAGAACGGGGAGAAGCTGAAGATCCAAAGGGAATTTACAGAGATTACTATGATTTCAGCCAGCCCATTTCCCAGCTTGTTCCCCACAGAATACTGGCTTTGTTTCGCGGTGAGCGTGAAAAGGCTATAAAGATTAGTATTGAAACAACTGATGACCTTTTGCCCATTGTGGTGAAAATGATGAATTATGATAATAAACTCGCGTACTATGCTGAGTTGATAGAAGCAGCTAAAGATTCCCTTAAGCGTCTTCTCTTACCATCTATCGAAAGGGAAATAAGAAACGAACTAAAAGAAATGGCAGAAAATAGGGCAATAGCTGTTTTTTCGAAAAATCTGCGCAATTTGCTGTTGCAACCTCCGCTGGGCTCAAAGGTTGTCATGGGAATAGACCCCGGATATCGAACAGGCTGTAAAATTGCCGTGATAGGCAAATATGGTTCTGTGAAGTATTATGATACTATTTATCCCACCCCTCCAAAGAACGAAACCATACAGGCAGAAATGAAAGTAGTTGAGGCTGTTGAAAGGCTCGGGGTTGAAATAATAGCAATCGGGAACGGGACAGCATCACGTGAAACAGAACTCTTTGTTGCTGAAACTATCAAGAAGAACAAATTAGATTGTAAATATCTTATAGTATCAGAAGCTGGCGCTTCGGTATATTCAGCTTCAAAGGTGGCTATTGAAGAATTCCCGGATTTAGATGTAACAACCAGAGGAGCGATTTCTATTGCCAGAAGAATTCAGGATCCCCTTGCCGAGTATGTAAAAATTCCACCTGAAGCAATAGGTGTTGGCATGTACCAGCATGATGTAAACAAAGCAAAGCTAAAAAAGGCTCTTGACAGAGAAGTGGAATCAGCTGTGAATTTTGCAGGGGTTAACCTGAACACAGCTTCAAAACATCTTCTGAAGTATATATCCGGCTTGAATGAAAAAAGCGCGGAGAATATCGTGAAGTACCGTGAAGAAAAGGGGCTTTTCAAAAAGCGCGAAGAATTACTGAAAGTTAAGGGTATTGGCCCCAAAGCATTCGAGCAGGCAGCGGGTTTTTGCAGGATACTCGATGGTGAAAACCCACTGGATAGCACCACGATACATCCAGAGTCATACCAAATTGCAAAAGCAGTGCTTAAAAGTTTCGACATTACCCTGGAGAATTTTGCAGAAATCAAAGAAGATCTAAGAAATAAGCTCCAGGAATTCGATGTTCATGGTTTCTGCAAGAGTACGGGATACAATCCTATAACTGTAAGAGATGTTGTAGAGGCCTTAAAAAAGCCCGGCCTGGACCCAAGAGACGAACTCCCCAGGCCTTTGTTAAGAGATGATGTGCTTACAATGGAACAATTGCAACCGGGGATGATGCTGGAAGGGACTGTGAGAAATGTTGTAGACTTTGGCGCTTTTGTAGATATTGGCGTTAAACAGGACGGTTTAATACATCGCTCAAAGATGGGGCGAAAAATAAGAGACCCTCTTGAAATTCTATCCGTGGGACAAATAGTAAAGGTAAAAGTTTTGTCGGTCGATCTGGAACGTTCAAGAATAGCGCTCGAGCTTTTACAAGAAAGCAGCTAA
- a CDS encoding MGMT family protein produces MKGLHEKIYETVKQIPFGKVASYGQIANIVGCTPRMVGFALASLKNNKVPWHRVINSKGTISLKEFEAMETQRLFLEREGVEFNKNGKVDFKKFGWNGDS; encoded by the coding sequence TTGAAAGGACTGCATGAGAAGATTTATGAAACAGTGAAACAAATCCCTTTTGGCAAAGTTGCTTCCTATGGGCAGATAGCGAATATTGTGGGATGCACACCGAGAATGGTGGGTTTTGCATTGGCTTCTTTGAAAAACAACAAAGTTCCATGGCACAGAGTTATTAACAGTAAAGGCACTATAAGTTTGAAAGAGTTTGAGGCGATGGAAACTCAACGCCTCTTCCTTGAAAGAGAAGGCGTCGAGTTCAATAAAAATGGGAAAGTTGATTTCAAAAAATTTGGCTGGAACGGTGACAGTTAA
- a CDS encoding efflux RND transporter permease subunit encodes MRKRTSLMIIFIFVLSSVVMFSFLPKLSYGTTEELTFREGNSAENLPDKLLIIVKTPGIFDPKNSIALYNAVKSLKAIEGVIKVNSIFDAADVKLKGFNLDGKPYFNDGSPSENVVEILNNPLYVDNLIDSEGKVAFIILDVKNVDLESVINVLKNLPENFSYNLTGTPVVDYGIQKSVKQLIFIFPPVLFFLMWLIYFFRLGDARSATLPPLFAALAAGFTYSIAAIIGIKLDILTSTAGLFVIVVSSSYGLHVIDRYLLFRSEQSHSGALMHAIKDEAPSLFLSALTTAVGFLTFLFSSMKAMKELGLLVSLGVGFSFVFSLVVIPAFISLIDFKPHHKRMTIKFKLKSKIGVSISIIMLVLLAISPFFIKNLEVNSDQFGFFKKKSDLVRSAEASKKAFGWVVPFYVELKKDGNFTAKDAPVIENLLDDLHSIKNVHGTSSIMDIVDNFNIPLPIMMIFSRTEQGQEFLNEFVEGKNLRIMVKTPITDAVGAVGLKTSIEAIMEKYSQYSYEVSSPLLNFAALNMDTSKNQIMTILMAYGAIFILLLIVFRNLRYTLIAIVPIIGTTIMNFAYMAIFGLNLDVGTSIVAGVLMGLIIDYSIHLMLRYRTIEKEKAKAMAIQKAMDDIGPVIVASGLSLGAGFGALFFTSMKIYSDLALLLVFGVTTGVVITLFTVPTLLRLSEFAKKSPSIRRGIRMNKKRASAATVGIDHDN; translated from the coding sequence GTGCGAAAAAGAACCTCACTAATGATTATCTTTATCTTTGTACTGTCCTCCGTTGTGATGTTTTCCTTTCTGCCAAAGTTAAGTTATGGCACCACCGAGGAGCTCACCTTTCGCGAAGGAAATTCAGCAGAAAATCTCCCGGATAAGCTCCTGATAATAGTTAAAACACCTGGTATTTTTGATCCGAAAAATTCCATAGCTCTTTACAACGCGGTGAAGTCATTAAAAGCAATAGAAGGAGTAATAAAGGTTAATTCCATTTTCGATGCTGCCGATGTTAAACTTAAAGGTTTCAATCTTGATGGAAAGCCATATTTCAACGATGGTAGTCCATCGGAAAACGTCGTTGAGATTTTAAACAATCCTCTTTACGTTGACAATCTCATCGATTCTGAAGGAAAGGTCGCTTTCATTATTCTGGATGTTAAGAATGTCGATCTTGAATCAGTAATTAATGTTCTTAAAAACCTTCCAGAGAATTTTTCTTACAACCTTACGGGCACCCCGGTGGTTGATTATGGAATTCAAAAATCCGTGAAACAACTGATTTTCATTTTTCCTCCGGTGCTTTTTTTCCTCATGTGGCTGATATATTTTTTCAGGCTTGGTGATGCCCGTTCTGCTACCCTTCCACCTTTATTTGCTGCCCTTGCAGCTGGATTTACATATTCTATCGCTGCAATTATAGGGATAAAACTCGATATATTGACATCGACTGCAGGACTTTTTGTCATCGTGGTGAGTTCCTCATACGGGCTTCACGTTATTGACAGGTATCTTCTTTTCAGGTCGGAGCAGAGTCATAGCGGTGCTTTAATGCATGCCATAAAAGATGAAGCTCCATCACTCTTCCTGTCAGCACTTACAACTGCGGTAGGATTTTTGACCTTTCTTTTTAGCTCCATGAAAGCTATGAAAGAACTGGGGTTGCTTGTCTCTCTGGGAGTTGGATTTAGTTTTGTATTTTCGCTGGTAGTAATTCCGGCTTTCATATCTCTTATTGATTTTAAGCCCCATCACAAAAGAATGACCATAAAATTCAAGCTGAAAAGCAAAATTGGAGTAAGTATTTCAATTATCATGCTTGTCTTGCTGGCAATTTCGCCCTTTTTTATAAAGAATTTAGAAGTGAATTCAGACCAATTCGGTTTTTTCAAAAAGAAATCTGATCTGGTTCGTTCGGCAGAAGCCAGTAAAAAGGCTTTTGGCTGGGTCGTTCCTTTTTATGTAGAGCTCAAGAAAGATGGTAATTTCACCGCTAAGGATGCGCCTGTTATTGAAAACCTACTCGATGATCTTCATTCAATTAAAAATGTACATGGTACCAGTTCAATAATGGACATTGTTGACAATTTCAATATCCCCCTCCCAATCATGATGATTTTCTCTCGCACTGAACAGGGACAGGAATTTCTGAACGAATTTGTAGAAGGTAAAAATCTGCGCATAATGGTAAAAACACCTATAACAGATGCAGTGGGTGCAGTAGGGCTTAAGACATCTATTGAAGCAATAATGGAAAAATATTCACAGTACTCATATGAAGTGAGTTCGCCCCTTTTGAATTTCGCGGCTTTGAATATGGACACTTCCAAAAATCAGATAATGACTATATTAATGGCTTACGGGGCAATATTTATATTGTTATTGATTGTTTTCCGCAATTTGCGCTATACCCTTATAGCAATAGTTCCAATAATAGGAACTACCATTATGAACTTCGCTTATATGGCGATCTTTGGTTTAAATCTGGATGTGGGAACATCTATTGTTGCAGGAGTACTCATGGGGCTTATAATTGATTACTCAATTCACTTAATGCTCAGATATCGCACTATTGAAAAGGAAAAGGCTAAAGCGATGGCGATACAAAAAGCCATGGATGATATAGGCCCTGTAATTGTAGCCAGTGGGCTTTCTCTTGGCGCAGGGTTTGGTGCCTTATTTTTCACATCGATGAAAATCTACTCCGATTTGGCTTTACTTCTTGTGTTTGGTGTGACTACTGGTGTGGTTATAACGCTGTTCACAGTACCAACTCTTCTCCGCTTAAGCGAGTTTGCAAAAAAATCTCCCTCAATCAGGAGAGGTATCAGAATGAACAAAAAAAGGGCATCAGCAGCAACTGTTGGTATTGACCACGATAATTAG
- a CDS encoding glutamate-5-semialdehyde dehydrogenase, giving the protein MTEVISKASKVKAAAKKLALATTSEKNEALTAIADALNESRLEILKANAEDVKNAREKGVRESLVDRLKLTDKRIDSMINACHEVSKLKDPVGEVINSWVEKELRVAQIRVPLGAIGMIYESRPNVTLDATILALKAGNSVLLRGGSDAIRSNLAIAKAIKGGLSNSSLPETSVEIIEDTDRKNVQEMLNLDNYLSLIIPRGGAGLIKFVVENSSVPVLETGVGNCHIFVDETANIEKSIEIIDNAKTQRPGTCNAVETVLVHKNIAQKLLPALARRLNSKGVEIRGCETTRKFIDAKAASEEDWATEYLDLILAIKVVNSLDEAIYHIQKYSTGHSEAILTENYSNARAFTTTIDAAAVYVNASTRFTDGEQFGFGGEIGISTQKLHARGPVGLRELTTYKYIVLGNYKVRD; this is encoded by the coding sequence ATGACTGAAGTAATTAGCAAAGCATCAAAGGTGAAAGCGGCAGCAAAAAAACTCGCACTTGCAACGACTTCAGAAAAGAATGAAGCTTTAACCGCAATAGCAGATGCCCTCAACGAAAGCAGGCTTGAAATACTCAAAGCAAACGCCGAAGACGTTAAGAATGCAAGAGAAAAAGGCGTAAGGGAATCCCTTGTCGATAGGCTGAAACTCACTGATAAGAGAATTGACAGCATGATCAACGCTTGCCATGAAGTTTCAAAACTCAAGGATCCTGTGGGAGAAGTTATCAATTCCTGGGTTGAGAAAGAATTGAGAGTCGCGCAAATAAGGGTACCATTAGGGGCAATTGGCATGATATATGAGTCAAGACCTAATGTAACGCTTGATGCCACCATTTTGGCATTGAAGGCAGGCAATTCTGTCTTGCTGAGGGGTGGAAGTGATGCAATCAGGTCAAATCTGGCCATTGCTAAAGCAATTAAAGGTGGTCTTAGCAATTCCAGCCTTCCAGAAACTTCTGTGGAGATCATTGAGGATACAGACAGAAAAAACGTTCAAGAAATGCTGAACCTTGACAATTATCTATCTTTGATTATTCCTCGAGGTGGGGCAGGATTGATAAAGTTCGTTGTGGAAAATTCTTCTGTACCCGTTCTCGAAACAGGCGTTGGCAATTGTCACATTTTTGTTGACGAGACCGCTAATATAGAAAAATCAATTGAAATAATCGACAACGCTAAAACCCAGCGCCCTGGTACCTGCAACGCTGTTGAAACTGTTCTTGTACATAAAAACATAGCTCAAAAACTCCTTCCCGCTCTGGCAAGACGGTTAAATTCAAAGGGAGTTGAGATCAGAGGATGTGAAACAACAAGAAAGTTCATTGATGCAAAAGCAGCTTCTGAAGAGGATTGGGCCACTGAATACCTCGATCTCATTCTTGCGATAAAAGTGGTCAATTCTCTTGATGAGGCCATATATCACATCCAAAAATATTCAACAGGACACTCAGAAGCAATACTAACTGAGAATTACAGCAACGCAAGAGCATTCACAACTACAATAGATGCCGCGGCAGTTTATGTGAACGCTTCAACCAGGTTCACAGATGGTGAGCAATTTGGTTTTGGTGGCGAAATCGGGATAAGCACCCAAAAGTTACATGCAAGAGGCCCAGTTGGTTTGAGAGAACTGACCACATACAAATATATCGTATTGGGCAATTATAAGGTGAGGGACTGA
- the rd gene encoding rubredoxin, translating to MDLEALFKVTYGLYVITSKMGEKKNGQIANVVFQVLAEPPTVAICVNKQNLTHDLIRESKVFGISVLSQDTPLKLIGHFGFKSGRDIDKFKDISHKTGITGVPLLEDYCVANFEAEVVNSMDVGTHVVIIGKFVEAEIVSEKAPMTYAYYHEIKGGKSPKTAPTYVKEKRKESSDEKKYRCTVCGYIYDPNNGDPESGIAPGTSFTELPESWVCPVCGVGKDKFEELT from the coding sequence ATGGATCTGGAAGCGTTATTTAAAGTAACATATGGCTTATACGTAATTACATCAAAAATGGGTGAAAAGAAAAACGGGCAGATAGCTAACGTTGTATTTCAGGTACTGGCAGAACCTCCAACGGTAGCTATTTGTGTAAACAAGCAAAACCTTACCCATGACTTAATTCGAGAAAGCAAAGTATTTGGAATATCCGTATTATCACAAGATACCCCTTTGAAACTCATAGGGCATTTTGGATTTAAATCCGGGCGAGATATAGACAAATTCAAGGATATAAGTCATAAAACAGGAATAACCGGTGTACCTTTGCTTGAAGATTACTGTGTTGCAAATTTTGAAGCAGAAGTCGTGAATTCAATGGATGTTGGTACCCATGTTGTTATTATTGGGAAATTCGTTGAAGCTGAAATAGTCTCTGAAAAAGCACCCATGACATATGCTTACTACCATGAAATCAAAGGCGGAAAGTCTCCAAAAACCGCTCCAACATATGTGAAAGAAAAAAGGAAAGAATCATCAGACGAAAAAAAATACCGTTGTACGGTATGCGGATATATCTACGATCCTAATAATGGCGACCCTGAATCGGGAATTGCACCCGGGACATCTTTCACTGAGTTACCAGAAAGTTGGGTGTGCCCTGTATGCGGTGTCGGGAAAGACAAATTTGAAGAACTAACCTGA
- the proB gene encoding glutamate 5-kinase: MKKIVVKVGSNLLVKGNGTIDKEYMVELARVLTGFWQKGNRVVLVSSGAKAAGYGVALRTDVNQDLYIKQALCAVGQVQLMKLYERVFDLYEIKVAQFLINREDFSDRKRFLNLRNTLIGLLEMGFLPIVNENDTVSTEETSFGDNDVLAAMFSIGWKSDYLFLLSTIDGIIDETGKKIDEYNFGTRLKRLPGSGWGTGGIQTKIRAARAASAVGIESCICNGKKLENLEKFIKGENIGARFKARNTINSRKAWIGFLSSTSGVAVVNKGAEMALKKSKSLLPVGVVEIKGDFHTGDIIDVLSDDGNRIGKGISNFDSIEIRKIAGLKSQKAKKKLGYDCPTVFIHADNFWKED; encoded by the coding sequence TTGAAGAAGATCGTAGTAAAAGTGGGTAGCAATTTGCTGGTAAAAGGTAATGGAACAATAGACAAGGAATACATGGTAGAGCTTGCGAGAGTTCTCACCGGGTTCTGGCAAAAAGGCAACCGTGTTGTGCTTGTATCTTCTGGGGCAAAAGCAGCGGGCTATGGAGTGGCTCTTCGCACGGACGTTAATCAAGATCTGTATATCAAGCAGGCATTGTGCGCGGTAGGGCAGGTTCAGCTTATGAAACTCTATGAAAGGGTCTTTGACCTCTATGAAATAAAAGTTGCGCAGTTCCTTATAAACCGTGAAGACTTCAGCGATAGGAAAAGATTCCTAAATCTCAGGAATACGCTAATAGGCTTGCTAGAAATGGGCTTTTTGCCAATAGTAAATGAAAATGATACTGTTTCTACAGAAGAAACCAGTTTTGGCGACAATGACGTGCTTGCAGCTATGTTCTCAATTGGATGGAAAAGCGATTATCTATTCCTTCTATCCACAATAGATGGAATAATAGATGAAACCGGAAAGAAAATCGATGAGTACAATTTCGGTACGCGCTTGAAAAGACTTCCAGGAAGCGGTTGGGGAACAGGGGGCATACAAACGAAGATAAGGGCTGCGAGGGCGGCTTCGGCGGTTGGAATAGAAAGCTGTATATGCAATGGGAAAAAGCTTGAAAACTTGGAGAAATTTATAAAAGGCGAAAATATTGGGGCACGTTTCAAAGCGCGTAATACCATCAATTCAAGGAAAGCCTGGATAGGTTTTCTTTCCTCAACTTCGGGAGTGGCAGTGGTAAACAAAGGCGCTGAAATGGCATTAAAAAAATCCAAAAGTCTATTACCTGTTGGTGTTGTTGAAATCAAAGGAGATTTTCATACCGGAGATATTATCGATGTTTTGAGTGACGATGGAAATAGAATTGGAAAGGGTATTTCAAACTTCGACAGCATCGAAATCAGAAAAATTGCCGGGCTGAAGAGCCAAAAAGCAAAAAAGAAGCTTGGCTACGACTGCCCGACTGTTTTCATACATGCAGACAACTTCTGGAAAGAAGACTAA
- a CDS encoding MFS transporter has translation MQNDEEILKKNIPLFYIYHFLSQIRVDNVLWLLYMQYRGLSLLEIGICEAILHVSGLTFEIPTGAIGDLIGRKRSMVIGAGLFIVTYTFMLFAHSFWNFALAFFLFGFSMTFVSGSDTALIYDTYKALRIETNYKKAAGSFLALLVLGELFSNVSGGFLSRINWAAVYIGAIISRSLFFILILFLEEPPYEKSEKNFRGYLTLIKNGAQQIFGVSFLRWIFVFWVGISFLGASFRMYSQTFLGSKGLSPFWVSMLFTISALLGVIIAKTAWRIEEAMGRRNFFLFTGFSLGIPMIFYGMAPLGITVALFLLISNVENFLDPLMDYYINKELDSQYRATANSFINMGFSVSMAFFFPILGYSMDKFGYSVVFIIMGLFGITLTLISARKFRKMRLL, from the coding sequence ATGCAAAATGATGAAGAGATCTTAAAGAAAAATATCCCGCTATTTTATATATATCATTTTCTCTCGCAAATCAGGGTAGATAATGTTCTCTGGTTGTTGTACATGCAATACAGGGGACTCAGCTTGCTCGAGATCGGGATTTGTGAGGCCATTCTTCATGTGAGCGGGTTGACCTTTGAAATTCCCACAGGGGCAATAGGGGATTTAATAGGTAGAAAGCGGTCTATGGTCATTGGTGCGGGACTTTTTATCGTGACCTACACGTTTATGCTCTTCGCCCATTCTTTTTGGAATTTTGCTCTTGCCTTTTTTCTTTTTGGCTTTTCAATGACTTTTGTCTCCGGGTCAGATACCGCTCTGATCTACGACACTTACAAAGCTTTGAGAATTGAAACCAATTACAAAAAGGCTGCCGGGAGTTTTTTAGCATTGTTAGTCCTTGGGGAGCTTTTTTCAAACGTAAGTGGAGGTTTTCTTTCAAGGATTAATTGGGCAGCTGTTTATATTGGAGCGATAATTTCCAGAAGTTTATTTTTCATTCTGATACTTTTCTTAGAAGAACCACCCTATGAAAAAAGCGAGAAGAACTTTAGAGGATACCTTACGCTGATAAAAAATGGGGCTCAACAGATATTTGGAGTCTCATTTCTGAGATGGATTTTCGTGTTCTGGGTGGGAATCTCCTTTTTAGGAGCTTCATTCAGAATGTATTCTCAGACTTTTCTTGGAAGCAAAGGATTGAGCCCATTCTGGGTGAGTATGCTTTTTACGATTTCTGCGTTGCTTGGGGTAATCATAGCAAAAACTGCATGGAGAATAGAAGAAGCAATGGGCAGGAGAAATTTTTTTCTATTCACGGGCTTTTCGCTTGGAATTCCTATGATTTTTTATGGTATGGCTCCTCTGGGAATCACTGTTGCATTGTTTTTATTAATTAGCAACGTAGAAAATTTTCTTGATCCATTAATGGATTATTATATAAATAAAGAGCTGGATTCGCAATATCGTGCAACAGCAAATTCTTTCATAAATATGGGATTCAGTGTTTCTATGGCTTTTTTCTTCCCGATATTGGGATATTCAATGGACAAATTCGGATATTCCGTGGTCTTTATAATAATGGGATTATTCGGCATTACATTGACTTTGATTTCAGCGAGGAAATTCAGGAAGATGCGTCTTTTGTAA